A window of the Macrobrachium rosenbergii isolate ZJJX-2024 chromosome 13, ASM4041242v1, whole genome shotgun sequence genome harbors these coding sequences:
- the LOC136844846 gene encoding zinc finger BED domain-containing protein 5-like, with protein MYGFLAKLQNWQRKVGAGNVAIFQNLSAVLDENEEDNLLDPLLETEITQHLRSLESELNMYFPEFEEEEGKLVRNPFSGTLDITTISSDVQDEFLDLKHDSAAKDLYEEKFLNVFWCSMHQSYPKVCEIALRLLLPFSTSYLCESGFSTLLQIKNQSRNRLDVDPDMRCALSVTQLWIRQLTEKKQYLPSH; from the coding sequence atgtatggatTTCTTGCCAAGCTCCAGAATTGGCAAAGGAAAGTCGGTGCCGGGAATGTTGCCATATTTCAAAACCTTTCAGCTGTCCTCGACGAGAATGAAGAAGATAATCTGCTTGACCCATTACTTGAAACTGAAATCACTCAGCATCTGAGATCCTTGGAAAGTGAACTTAATATGTACTTCCCAGAAttcgaggaggaagaagggaagttgGTAAGGAATCCATTCTCTGGCACTCTTGATATTACTACCATTTCCAGTGATGTTCAGGACGAGTTCCTTGATCTCAAACATGATTCTGCTGCCAAAGATCTCTATGAAGAAAAATTTCTGAATGTATTCTGGTGTTCGATGCATCAGTCATATCCAAAAGTCTGTGAGATTGCACTTCGACTACTCTTGCCTTTTTCAACTAGCTATTTATGTGAATCTGGTTTCTCCACCCTTCTACAAATCAAGAATCAGAGCCGGAACCGATTGGATGTGGACCCCGACATGAGATGTGCATTGTCAGTGACACAACTTTGGATTCGTCAGCTGactgaaaagaaacaatattTGCCTTCCCACTGA